The window tcattcattcatttggcattTACTGCAGGCAAAGCAATGAGGGGAGAAAGGGATAACCAAGATATTGTACCTATCTTCATGGTTCTGTCTTATAATCAAGGGCTGAGGGTCTGGGGATGGTAAGAACTGGCAGAAAATAAGAGTAAGATACTTTGCCACTAAATAGCAACTCTGAatctaatattaaaatatcaggACAAGTTTAGAAGGCCACAAATCAGCTTCCTCTTGTCCACTCGCCTTTTCAACATAGGTCTATgatcagcagttctcaaaccTTAGTAGGCATAAGGAACACGGGGGATCTTATTAAAGATGTAGAGAAATCTCCCAGAAATCCTGATTTGGTGGGCCCTGAAACCTgcattaaagatatatatatatatatatctcccccAGGGGATATGATGCTTTTGGTCTATAGAATACACTACTGTAAAGTCCTTAGTCATTCATATTGTCATAATTTTGCCATATCTGGGTTCCATCTATAACACTATTTGCTTAATAATTTCCTTAAAttgaaactgtgtgtgtgtatcttagcCTTACCCTAAGCAAGAAGTTTGATgacttatattttttataacacacatgaaataaatacataactatCTAAAAGTCTGTCTGTATCCATCGGCGGATGGGAAACAGTTTAAGAAGCACCGCTCACAGTTTATGTTCTGCAAAGACCACATCCTGCATGCAGTCTTAGGatataaattacaaaagaaaGTTGCAGAGCAGTCAAGTTCAGCAGAATTGTGCTTCGGAAGAGCTCTTGTAGATATCCTGGTACCTTTTATAAAAGAAtccaaactgttctaaaaattaaTGTTATAGTCACTACGAAGTGACTTACTGTAAAAACCCGTCCTCATCTTaactttttagtttaaaaagtgctttctttgccttttattctggTACTTAACTCACAGAATATTCTTGAGCTGACACCTGAGCCAACTACAAACAGCTAAGGCACCAAACTTAAAAGCAGTAGctggaacaaaataaagataGATCTGGGCTCTTGACCTACAATAAAATACccatccattttatttaaaattacatttgattAAGACTGATGATTGAGTTCAAAGGTATAAACTTGAgagctctctttcttttccttcaaccccaaagtaatttataataatagGCAAAATAATATGGCAAAAATATCAGAGGAATAATTGTATCTCGGAAAGGTCTATTCCTTACAGGGTTTGGCAACTCAATGAAAGACTATGCTGATATTAAGCCTTAAAAACAATATTCTGCTCTAAATCATGTTTTTGCTTAAATGGCTAAGAAAATCAATCTCTACCTAAATACTCGAGTGATGTTTTGGATACACTGTCACTGTGTTACAATGCAGTTCTATAGGTTTAACCTCTAGTCACAtggaacaaaaacagatgaatgaCTGTGGTTCTTGATCTCTACATCACTTAAGTCAATTGGAAATTTACCTCACTACTTACTGATTTATAAGGCACTTCAGCCTGTTCGGATGAAAGGATTATTGCAACAGCCTCCTAACTAGCTTCCCTGCTTTAGCCCTTATTCCCTACAGTCTAttctccacagagcagccagagaaaccctgttaaaatataattcttagggtgcctgggtggctcagtcagttaagtgtctgccttgggctcaggtcatgatctcagggtcctgggattgagcccctgctcagcagggagtctgcttctccctctctttccgcccctcctcccctcatgcacctgcactctctccctctctctcaaatacatacatacataaaatttatatatatacacacacacacacacacacacacatatgtgtgtgtatatatatatatatacataaatatataataaaaacctCTTCTCACCCTGTCTTCCTCCTCAGCTCCTActactcttcctttcttcattctctGCTGGTTACCATAATTTCTTTGCTGTTGCTTGAATACACCAGGCAAATTCCAcacccagggcctttgcacttgctgttccttttGCTGAGACTGCTCTTCCTAGACTGCTCTTCCCACACATATCCATATGGCTCTGTTCTATCACTTCCTTTGGTCCTGGCTCAAACATCATCTTCCAGATGAGTCCTCTTACACATAATCGATAACCTCTCCACCTCTTATGTATTTCCTAACCACTttacctgctttgtttttctccagagCACTTACTATTTGACATTCTACACCTTTTGTTCATTATCTGTTCAGAGTGCGAACTCCTGCCAGGTGAAGACTCTTTTTGCCTTGTTCACTGTTGCACCCCAGTGCCAAGCACAGTGCACAGCACACAGTAcacgttcaataaatatttgcttaacgAACAAACTGTTATTTCAACTTTGGGACGTTCAGCCTTAACCCTATTTAGAGCTGAAAATGAAAGCTGGAGGATATCCCCCAAATTTCCAGCCGGTATTTGGCATCTGTGAACTTACACGCATTATCTTTTGTCTGGTACGGCGCGTTCCCTCCGATTTTTCTTAGATAGTAAGGCAGCAGGGAATTTCCTAACTAGTGTGCAAGGAAGAAGCAAACCAATCACGTATAAAATTGATTTTAGGTGATTTGATTCTTATCCATAAGCCAATAAAGCAAATGCCTTTTGAATTTATATAGTGTCTCCTCTTAAACCCAAGGAAAATAAGCTGTGTATTTGTTGCCTTTGAgggtgggaagggggctgggagagACGCGAAGGCCCGGTACACCTTCCTCAAAGCGTCAACTCTTGAGCAGTCCAACTTactttttggggggtgggcatCGTTCGTGGTCTCTGCCGGGGGGTGTTTCTTTCTCACCCTTCGAGGTGCCTATTGTGCTGTCTTGCGAACGAGCTAAGGTGGGAGAGGAGCGGGGTGCGGAGGGATGCTGAGCGCGGCTTCAACTGCCGCCTAACACAAAGTCGACGAGGCGAGGGCTCCGCGCGGGTGTCTGGGGCGAGCGGGCTCCGGGGCCGCGCGCCTCGAACCGCAGCCTCGGCCCCGGGGCGCAGGCGGGACGCGCGGGCTGCGCGGAGTTAGGCCCGGACAGAGCCCCGTGGCCTCCCAGCGGCCGGGCACGCGGCCCCCGCGCACCCCACTCACCCCGATCCCCCCAATCCCGTGCCCTTCCCGGTTACCTCGAACTCTCTTCAGCGAAATGGGATCCTTCTCCTGTTCTGCTGACATTACAGACCGCAAAGCATGACTCCCCCCCAGGCCGCGGGAATTCGGTCTCTTTGATGCTGCGGCGGCGGCTCCTCCTCCTCGCGGGGCCGCTGCGGCTGCGAGGCGAGCCTCCGAGCCGAGGCGCGGCCGAGGGCGGCGGGGACGCGGGCCGACTTTGCAAAGTTTGGGAGGAAGACGAGGCCTCGGGGCGGCCGGGCGGCGTGCGGGGGCTGGCCGGGCTCAGCGGCGGCGGCCGGGAGCGCGGCCTGGGGGCGGCCCCCCGCCCGGGGCCGGCATGTGCGGAGGACGAgtgcgccgccgccgccgccgcctcctcccactccttcttcttcgccgccgccgcctcgggaGCCGCTgacaggggaggcaggaggcgggCGGCCGGGCCCTGGCGGCGCACTCACAGCGCCCTCTGAGGAGGAGGTCTGCGCTCTCGCCGCTCCTGAGTCGCAGACACAAAAGCCCCCAGCCTGGAGCCGCCTGCAAAACCCGCTCTGGGGCGGGCGAGGGACGTGGCGCGGCCCCGCGGCTTCCCCGCCCTGAGCTCCCCAGCCCCGCGCGGGGACGGActtcggggggcgggggccgcTGCCTGGTCCCGCGGcgcctgccgccgccgccgccgtctcGCGCTCCGCCTCGGCCCAGCCCCCACGGCCCGCGCGCGCCTCTCGCTCCGCGCCGGGACTCGCGGGCCCGCGGCCCTCGCAGCCGGGGCGGGCAGTCGCGCGCCGAGGGGCCGCCCCGCCCAGCCCCGCGCCCGGCCTCCCCCGCCGCCCGCCAGGCCCGAGGACGCCCGGCCGCACTCCTGCGAGGAAATGGCATCTCCGAACTTCGTCGGAGGCCACAGCAGGCATCTTGGCCTCGCAGCCAGGGATCTGAAAGAGGAACGTAGGATCCGAGAAAACTTTGTAAGCGGGAGCTGGAGAGTTCTCGGCCGGCGTGTAGAGATCCACATTCCCCGACTCCGTGTCCGTGGTCTGGACACCTGTTTGTTGAATGCCCCAACTTCAAGTTTTAAGGACTTCACTCGTGAAGAAACAGCGACGAGGAATTTAATACAAGAAAGGAGGTTAGGTAGGAGCGGTGAGAAGACTGGACCTGATTTAGACGTTTCATTTCAGGAGAAGGATTCCCAGTGTGATTGTACGTTGGATTGGGTCACTGATTCACATCCATCAGTtgggctgtgtgacctgaggcgACCTCggtaacctctctgagtctcagactTACTGTGATCTTTAAAAGGCAGTGGGGCTGCGTGTCTGAGGTCTATTCTAGTTCTGACGTTCTTGGACTTAACTTTTACAAAACTGTTGTCCCTGTTTGTTGTTAGGTTTTCCAGCAATCCTACTAAAGGGACTCTGGAGGTGCGGGCGATAATCTTCAATCAGGTGAGACACCGGGCTTATTTTGATGTTAGTTAGAATCACTGAAAAGCACTCATTCCTATGAGGACTAACCACAAACAAAAGGAGTCTCATCCCTCCGGAGACAAGACTCAAAACTCATTCAACTGCACATACAGTATCAGAAAGAACAGAAGTAAACATGAAGCCGGTGTATCGTCTTAGCAACGACGTAACAGGCAAGCACCATAGCCTCAGAATCAGCTTTAAAAAGATAGGGTGTGTCCGGGGGACAAATTTTACCCTTTCTCTAGTAAGTTTTGAGAAAATTTTTCATTAGAAGATCCAGACTAGGATAGGCTAGGGAACATTTTGTACAGGACACACATCTAAAGAGAAacccatcctcctccccaccccccaacagctagaatgcaagctccatgaaggcaggaattTTATCCAGTTCGCTGCTGTATCCTCTGGTACCTAACAATGACTGGCAAGTGTTCAGAATTTCTCGttgctgaatgaatgcataaataaacaGACTGGAAGTGGCCCTGGAATGACAGGATTGACAGGGTTTTGTTGAGTGTGATAAAGC is drawn from Ursus arctos isolate Adak ecotype North America unplaced genomic scaffold, UrsArc2.0 scaffold_36, whole genome shotgun sequence and contains these coding sequences:
- the LOC130542490 gene encoding uncharacterized protein LOC130542490, coding for MLRRRLLLLAGPLRLRGEPPSRGAAEGGGDAGRLCKVWEEDEASGRPGGVRGLAGLSGGGRERGLGAAPRPGPAYTKAPSLEPPAKPALGRARDVARPRGFPALSSPAPRGDGLRGAGAAAWSRGACRRRRRLALRLGPAPTARARLSLRAGTRGPAALAAGAGSRAPRGRPAQPRARPPPPPARPEDARPHSCEEMASPNFVGGHSRHLGLAARDLKEERRIRENFVSGSWRVLGRRVEIHIPRLRVRGLDTCLLNAPTSSFKDFTREETATRNLIQERRLGRSGEKTGPDLDVSFQEKDSQCDCTLDWVTDSHPSVGLCDLRRPRFSSNPTKGTLEVRAIIFNQVRHRAYFDVS